In Streptomyces rapamycinicus NRRL 5491, the genomic stretch GAGCGCCACACCCGGGTCAATCTGGCCCTGGTCTTCGAGCCGAGCGGGATGGCGGAGAAGGCCGCGGACATGACCGGGACGCTCGACCGGCGGGTGAAGGGGGACCTGCGGAGGTTCAAGGACTTCATCGAGCACCGTGGTGAGGCGGAAGGTGCCTGGCGCGGCCGGATCTCCCCCGGCTGACCGCACCGCACCGAACCGAACCGATCCATAAGCCCGCGAGGGCACGTCCGCGAGGACGAATCCGCAAGTCCGTGAGGGCGCCGACCGCACCGGTCGGCGCCCTCACGCGCGTCTCCGTGGAGATCGGATCCAGCGAGATCAGATCTTGCTCATCCGGTCATACCGGGAGCAAGCTGGAGGTATGGGTGCTCAAACGGTGCCTACGCTGATCTCATCCGTTCAGCGGGCTTTCCGGCTGATGGAGGCAGTGGGCGCGCACGAGGGCGGTGCGCCGGCCAAGCGGCTCGCCCGGGAGACCGGGTTGCCGCTGGCGACCACGTACCACCTGCTGCGGACGATGGCCCACGAAGGCTATCTGTCCCGGCTGGACGACGGCGGCTTCGTGATCGGGGACAAGCTGCGCGCCCTCGAGTCCGGCAGCCGTGAGCAGGCGATGCTCGCCCGGGTCCGGCCCGCCCTGGCCGCGCTGCGCGACGAGCTCTCCGCCGCCGCGTATCTCACCTTCTACGACGAGGGCGAGATCCGGGTCGCGGACATCGTCGATGGCCCGCAGGCGCCCCGGGTCGATCTGTGGGTGGGGTGCGAGGACGCCGGGCACGCCACCGCGCTGGGCAAGTGCGTGCTGCGCGAGCTGGACGACGAGGCCCGCCACGACTATCTCTCCCGCCATCCGCTCGTCGATCTCACCCCGCGCACCGTCACCCGCTCCGACGACCTGCTGCGCCGCCTGGACTCCCCGACTGGAAGTCCCCTGGTCGCGGACCTGGAGGAGTACGCCCTGGGCACGGTCTGCTTCGCGGTGCCGGTCTACTACGGGGACCGGCTCGGCTCGCTCGGGATCTCGCTGCGGGCGGACCGGCTGGCCCGGCTGGCGGAGCTGGATCCGCACCGTGAGCTGTTCCGGACCCGCCTGGTGCCGACGGCGAGCCGGGTGAGCAGGAACCTCTCGCTCACTATCTGAAAACGCGGGCCTTGCCGAATCTATCGAATCGCTGTTTCTCTGGATGAAGCGGACATCCCCGGCGCCATCCCTGGCGTCGCCCGTCATCACCCCCCGGCACCACCCCGGCACCCCCGGTATCACTTGCCCCCGTGGAGAGAGAGCAGCGAAGCAGGTCATGTTCCCGGCCCGACTCCGCCCGTACGACCCGGACCAACCGGACAGCACTGGGCTCATGGCCCCCGCGGTCCCCGTCATCATCATCTGTGGTGTGGCCCTGCTCGCCCTCGTGACCTCGGAGGGGCTGGCCTGGCTGCCACTGCTCGCCGTCGGGCCGGCGCTCGCCGC encodes the following:
- a CDS encoding IclR family transcriptional regulator, whose translation is MGAQTVPTLISSVQRAFRLMEAVGAHEGGAPAKRLARETGLPLATTYHLLRTMAHEGYLSRLDDGGFVIGDKLRALESGSREQAMLARVRPALAALRDELSAAAYLTFYDEGEIRVADIVDGPQAPRVDLWVGCEDAGHATALGKCVLRELDDEARHDYLSRHPLVDLTPRTVTRSDDLLRRLDSPTGSPLVADLEEYALGTVCFAVPVYYGDRLGSLGISLRADRLARLAELDPHRELFRTRLVPTASRVSRNLSLTI